In Castanea sativa cultivar Marrone di Chiusa Pesio chromosome 6, ASM4071231v1, a single window of DNA contains:
- the LOC142640369 gene encoding protein CURVATURE THYLAKOID 1B, chloroplastic, producing the protein MASTSSTLTISSSSTLVDVKAPRQSAASSPQCVTLPTLPPPPVQQSQNRPWKTTAYCRKLARNVMAMATGEAPAEVAVAELPEIVKTVQEAWDKVEDKYAVSSLAVAGVVALWGSTGMISAIDRLPLIPGVLELVGIGYSGWFAYKNLVFKPDREALLEKIKVTYKDIIGSN; encoded by the exons ATGGCCTCAACCTCCTCCACACTCACAATCTCCTCCTCATCCACCCTTGTTGATGTCAAGGCTCCTCGCCAATCAGCTGCTTCATCACCACAGTGTGTGACACTCCCCACACTGCCCCCTCCTCCTGTGCAGCAATCTCAGAACCGACCATGGAAGACCACTGCTTATT GCCGTAAGCTAGCTCGCAATGTCATGGCCATGGCCACTGGAGAGGCACCAGCAGAAGTTGCAGTAGCTGAGCTGCCAGAGATTGTGAAGACAGTTCAAGAAGCC TGGGACAAAGTTGAAGATAAGTATGCAGTGAGTTCACTTGCAGTAGCTGGTGTGGTTGCACTGTGGGGCTCCACTGGGATGATCTCG GCAATTGATAGGCTTCCTTTAATTCCTGGTGTTCTTGAGCTTGTGGGCATTGGCTATTCTGGG TGGTTTGCATACAAGAACCTGGTTTTCAAACCAGACAG GGAAGCTTTGTTAGAGAAGATAAAAGTTACATACAAGGATATAATTGGGAGCAACTAG